In Uranotaenia lowii strain MFRU-FL chromosome 2, ASM2978415v1, whole genome shotgun sequence, one genomic interval encodes:
- the LOC129749440 gene encoding chymotrypsin-like elastase family member 1, with the protein MIVKWCCFIGFAIVTFLAEGSFAEVPPSKPGRVPFVVSLEGEGGAFCSGSIVDPRWILTMASCVWNKSPMEFSVAIQPESDYDSSGHHERVRKVFLHPDYRKRSTFSNVALLYLSRPITWNDRLVSIDISSELFNPSKQQKCILIGWERDRFNGDFQSEQIEFLPLEQCRSKNSRTNVCLNGSKTSICEFRNGSPLLCKRTGSQDFEQVAIFSGWKGCLQDARHRSWELFVATSEYLGWINETLDGAASREWWSSSSGGPASSSEAVERNYSVRLSQFNWMIVAVSFFMISVTIFIKVLRSGFKL; encoded by the exons ATGATTGTCAAGTGGTGCTGTTTCATTGGATTCGCGATCGTCACATTTTTGGCTGAAG GGAGTTTTGCGGAAGTGCCTCCAAGCAAACCCGGAAGGGTGCCCTTCGTGGTCAGTTTGGAAGGCGAGGGAGGTGCGTTCTGTTCCGGATCGATTGTGGATCCAAGATGGATCCTAACGATGGCTAGCTGTGTGTG GAATAAATCTCCAATGGAGTTTTCGGTTGCAATTCAACCGGAATCGGATTACGATTCCAGTGGACATCATGAAAGAGTTCGTAAAGTTTTCCTTCATCCGGACTACCGAAAAAGATCAACTTTCAGCAACGTAGCTCTGCTGTATTTAAGCAGACCTATCACTTGGAACGATCGACTGGTCTCAATCGATATCAGCTCGGAACTTTTCAACCCCTCGAAgcaacaaaaatgtattttaatcgGATGGGAACGAGATCGCTTTAACGGAGATTTCCAATCCGAGCAAATTGAGTTTCTTCCTCTGGAACAATGTCGATCGAAAAATTCCAGAACAAATGTCTGTCTCAACGGATCGAAAACAAGCATTTGTGAG TTTCGGAACGGAAGTCCTCTGCTGTGCAAGCGAACCGGAAGCCAGGACTTTGAGCAGGTGGCCATATTTTCCGGCTGGAAGGGTTGCTTACAGGATGCCAGACACAGGTCCTGGGAGCTGTTTGTGGCCACCAGTGAGTACCTCGGTTGGATCAATGAAACCCTGGATGGAGCTGCGAGTCGTGAATGGTGGTCGAGCTCCTCGGGGGGACCAGCTTCGTCTTCGGAAGCTGTGGAACGGAACTATTCGGTGCGATTGTCGCAATTCAACTGGATGATTGTGGCGGTTTCGTTTTTTATGATAAGTGTTACcatatttataaaagttttaaggtCCGGTTTTAAATTGTGA